One part of the Mariniblastus fucicola genome encodes these proteins:
- a CDS encoding ABC transporter ATP-binding protein, with the protein MLRFFMRYGGSNVGFAAITLPVVFGWGGENVSRLLNSLTPPFHDASGQHNVGMDLIKIQNAIAWRGSTKVFDGLNLSIPSNCSTAVLGPNGAGKSTLMRIITKKIYPNPTPGCVVEIFGKSRWNVWELRKQLGIVSQDLQHSYRDDVNGFDVVASGFYSTVGIPDHLHVDEQQKDRVDSLLNELQIDSLRDKRYAAMSTGEQRRFLMARALVHDPQTLVFDEPTSGLDIPGIFHYLKTARRLMQSGKTLVVVTHHVHEIPPEVSHLVLMKNGDVMQAGPKADLLCDETISELFDVPLKVVETDGYFQVLPA; encoded by the coding sequence TTGCTTCGCTTTTTCATGCGCTACGGTGGTTCAAACGTTGGCTTCGCTGCGATCACACTGCCGGTGGTGTTTGGCTGGGGCGGCGAGAACGTGTCTCGATTGCTGAACTCTTTGACTCCCCCTTTCCACGACGCGTCCGGGCAGCACAATGTGGGGATGGACCTGATAAAAATTCAAAACGCAATCGCCTGGCGTGGATCGACCAAAGTCTTCGACGGGCTGAACCTTAGCATTCCCTCCAACTGCAGTACCGCAGTGTTGGGGCCCAATGGCGCTGGCAAATCGACGTTGATGCGGATCATCACAAAAAAGATCTACCCGAATCCGACGCCGGGTTGTGTGGTTGAGATTTTCGGCAAAAGTCGCTGGAACGTTTGGGAGCTGCGGAAACAACTGGGGATCGTATCCCAGGACTTGCAGCATTCATATCGCGATGACGTCAACGGTTTTGATGTGGTGGCCTCGGGTTTCTACAGCACTGTTGGCATTCCGGACCATTTACACGTCGACGAGCAACAGAAAGATCGTGTCGATTCGTTGCTGAACGAACTGCAGATCGATTCGTTGCGTGACAAACGCTATGCGGCGATGTCGACCGGTGAGCAGCGTCGCTTCCTGATGGCCCGAGCACTCGTTCACGACCCGCAGACGCTTGTCTTTGACGAGCCGACTTCAGGCTTGGACATTCCGGGAATCTTTCACTATCTCAAAACGGCCAGGCGTCTGATGCAGTCGGGCAAGACGTTGGTCGTCGTGACTCATCACGTGCACGAGATTCCACCAGAAGTCAGCCATCTCGTGCTGATGAAGAACGGCGATGTGATGCAGGCCGGACCAAAGGCTGATTTGCTGTGCGATGAAACGATCAGCGAACTGTTCGATGTGCCGCTGAAGGTTGTGGAAACCGATGGGTATTTTCAGGTACTGCCAGCCTGA